GAAAGGCGATGGACGTTATTATTAATGCTATAAGCATGATACCAGATGATAGGATACAATTATTTATAGTAGGTGATGGACCTGATAGGATAAATCTGGAGAATCTCGTAAAAAATCTAAAACTTGAAAAAAGAATTCACTTTTTAGGGTATCTATCGGATGAGGAAAAGTATAAATATCTTTCAGTATCAGATATTTTTATTTTGCCATCAATGCATGAGGGATTTGGTATCGTCTATATGGAGGCTATGTACTGTGGACTACCTATAGTGTGCACAAATCATGGAGGCCAGACTGATTTTTTAATTAATGGAGAAAATGCCATTCTTATAGATGTTGGAGATATTAAGGCCTGCTCTGAGGCTATTCTGAAATTCTACAAAGATAAAGAGTTTTATGATAATTGTTCTGAAAACAATTCCAAAAAGATTATTGACTTTTATGCTGAACCGATAGCTATGCGTTATATTGAAATATTCAGGGATCTATTATCTGGAGAAACAATTGGAAGGTAGCATCGGATTATTATCGAATAATTCAGAAATAATTGAAGAGTTCAAGGTAAATATCCCAAGCTTTAGGCTTAGGAATTATAGGTCAGTAGACTCTATTAATCCAGGTGAGATTATAATTCTTGCTGTTGATGTTGACTTTTTTGATTCAAGGGATGTTATTCAATTTTATCTTTCCAGGATTAGAAAGAAGCTTCAAATAATACCGGTTTTACTCATATTAAGGATTAAGTTTCTTTCTAATATTGATATAGAATGGTTTTTTGAAGAGTTTATTCTATATCCATTCAGGAAGGGTGAGTTGTTAGTGCGGCTCAATAGATTTATCAGAGAAAGTAGTTCTTTTGATAATGAAAATATTATATCTATAGGGAGCATTAAAATTAATTTAAAGGAGTATTCGGTTTATTTACGAAATATCAAACTTGAACTTACATTCAAGGAATTTGAGCTTCTTCGCTATCTTGTTCAGAATACGGGGGTTGTATATTCACGAAAGGAACTCCTTGGCAAGATATGGGGCACAGAGTATGTTGGCGGCACTAGAACGGTGGATGTTCATATTCGACGACTTCGTGTTAAACTGGGAAATGAATT
This genomic window from Spirochaetota bacterium contains:
- a CDS encoding response regulator transcription factor → MEGSIGLLSNNSEIIEEFKVNIPSFRLRNYRSVDSINPGEIIILAVDVDFFDSRDVIQFYLSRIRKKLQIIPVLLILRIKFLSNIDIEWFFEEFILYPFRKGELLVRLNRFIRESSSFDNENIISIGSIKINLKEYSVYLRNIKLELTFKEFELLRYLVQNTGVVYSRKELLGKIWGTEYVGGTRTVDVHIRRLRVKLGNEFNSIIETVRNVGYRCREF